In Anaerolineales bacterium, the following proteins share a genomic window:
- a CDS encoding EutN/CcmL family microcompartment protein produces MVLGKVVGTIVTTVSHAHYKTRRLLVVQPLIMGGDSVAAEDDFIALDNSQAGIGDTVLVNREGNGARQVLGIPDGCVISVIVGIVDSVSIEG; encoded by the coding sequence ATGGTTCTAGGAAAAGTCGTTGGCACGATCGTCACGACTGTCAGTCACGCGCATTACAAAACCCGCAGGCTGCTCGTTGTCCAACCGTTGATCATGGGCGGCGACTCAGTCGCGGCTGAGGATGATTTCATCGCGCTCGACAACTCGCAGGCGGGAATCGGCGACACGGTGCTGGTCAACCGCGAGGGCAACGGCGCGCGCCAGGTTCTGGGAATCCCTGACGGGTGCGTGATCTCGGTCATTGTAGGGATTGTGGACAGCGTGAGCATAGAAGGGTAA